A genomic window from Cytobacillus suaedae includes:
- a CDS encoding flagellinolysin, which yields MRINHNIAALNTYRQLSTANSGMSKSMEKLSSGLRINRAGDDAAGLAISEKMRGQIRGLEQASRNSQDGISMLQTAEGAAGVIQDMLQRGRELSVQAANGTLTDSDRLSINEELEQLKSQISTVANDTEFNTIKMLNSASISSSNETMISDIKAKLTDWIDDSLTTINNNLGLSPSFTGKTMNVEFFESSVGAAASMGTGDGGNTLTLRLNLTAINSVRNTSDDGWGQVDALVAHEIVHALQFTEIDQTLSGGIPIWFTEGVATAVQGGVPFLNTYSPMSGANITTSWNGDYGSAYGAVMALHESTTGGIQAILTELQGGATLDQALDNTIQSDVGEISGTLDFTNTADFVSWFNNSAGANNYLDTSSDFDNPIGTIAPTQGQIRTGVVSPEGIVTNNTVNDNGNIFNLVYQNSGSGASGKTINVQVGANENQSIEFDTVNITASGLGISGVSVLTSKDADEAISVFDEALQQVSGVRGKFGALQNRLEHTINNLNNTSENLTGSESRIRDVDMASEMMNQTKNSILSQAAQAMLAQANQQPQGVLQLLR from the coding sequence ATGAGAATAAATCATAATATTGCTGCTTTAAACACCTACCGTCAACTTTCTACTGCCAATAGTGGTATGTCGAAATCTATGGAGAAATTATCTTCGGGCCTCCGTATAAATCGAGCTGGAGATGATGCTGCTGGATTAGCTATCTCAGAAAAGATGCGTGGCCAAATCAGAGGTTTAGAACAGGCATCACGTAACTCTCAAGATGGTATTTCGATGTTACAAACTGCAGAAGGTGCTGCTGGTGTTATTCAGGATATGCTGCAAAGGGGCAGGGAGCTGAGTGTCCAAGCAGCGAATGGTACACTTACAGATTCAGATAGACTGAGTATAAATGAAGAGTTGGAGCAGCTAAAAAGTCAAATATCTACAGTAGCTAATGATACTGAATTTAATACAATAAAGATGCTTAATTCTGCTTCAATTTCAAGCTCAAACGAAACTATGATTTCCGATATTAAGGCTAAATTAACTGATTGGATCGATGATTCATTAACAACGATAAATAATAATCTTGGTCTTTCCCCTTCTTTTACAGGTAAAACCATGAATGTTGAGTTTTTTGAGTCTAGTGTCGGTGCTGCTGCATCTATGGGAACTGGTGATGGTGGCAATACATTGACGTTACGATTAAATCTGACAGCTATTAATAGTGTTCGAAATACGAGTGATGACGGTTGGGGCCAAGTAGATGCGCTTGTAGCTCATGAAATAGTTCATGCTCTACAATTCACTGAAATAGATCAAACTCTAAGTGGAGGAATACCAATTTGGTTCACAGAGGGTGTGGCAACTGCTGTTCAAGGTGGAGTTCCTTTTTTAAATACTTATAGTCCTATGAGTGGTGCTAATATTACTACATCATGGAATGGTGATTATGGTTCTGCATATGGAGCTGTTATGGCTTTACATGAATCTACAACGGGTGGTATACAAGCAATTTTAACTGAATTACAAGGTGGAGCAACTCTTGATCAAGCTTTAGATAATACCATACAATCCGATGTTGGTGAGATTTCGGGGACTTTAGATTTTACCAATACTGCGGATTTTGTTTCCTGGTTTAACAATAGTGCCGGGGCAAATAATTACCTAGATACAAGTTCCGACTTTGATAACCCTATAGGTACAATTGCACCTACACAAGGTCAAATTCGAACAGGTGTAGTAAGTCCAGAGGGAATAGTTACGAATAACACAGTAAACGATAATGGGAATATTTTTAATCTCGTTTATCAAAATTCCGGTAGTGGTGCATCTGGTAAGACAATTAATGTACAAGTGGGTGCTAATGAAAATCAGTCTATCGAGTTTGACACTGTAAATATTACAGCGAGTGGACTAGGTATTAGTGGAGTTAGTGTGCTTACATCTAAAGATGCTGATGAGGCAATATCAGTTTTTGATGAGGCGTTACAACAAGTTTCTGGAGTAAGAGGGAAATTTGGTGCTTTACAAAACCGTTTAGAGCACACGATTAATAATCTAAATAATACTTCTGAAAACCTGACCGGATCAGAATCTCGGATCCGTGACGTCGATATGGCTTCAGAAATGATGAACCAAACCAAGAATTCAATCCTTTCACAAGCTGCGCAAGCTATGTTAGCTCAGGCTAATCAACAGCCTCAAGGTGTACTGCAATTATTACGATAG
- a CDS encoding glycosyltransferase codes for MKLSICLITKNEEKNIGKCLEGVKSIANEIIVVDTGSTDDTISIAKQMGAKIFHFTWVDDFSKARNYAISKAKGDWIFFLDADEYISEASFQNITPTIRSAIKIKAHAISILVSNYEKEGNRFIISLKANKLFRKDSKIFYKGSIHETITYAGKGKFLLLDATDKIETIHTGYSLEDRNEKQKGERNLRLLFQELEKDPENGFIHFYISESLASIQKHKDALSHAQEAIELGELPRQIQAKNYRNIITLMISLEYPLSEIVNKTHEAINYNPEYPDLYYLLGNFLRKTRLMDAIEAYENVLRNLENALKMQSVLAGYTKMVFQSLGELYYKTEQIHRSLESHLEVLKFDRYDTTSLKAVMGILSKQESSKDIVNYLNKIYNLKDIKDLLVLLQSALQSNNKSLAISFFSLLNQSQQLYLQKESTFIKFLKGDFRYCSEEYKKQYNYKFDPEIGLLCLVSADLSNNKRCLEELMDIAKPTLKKLIRMILIESVNELEEKDYPEVVNLILQYLKVGHEQKVKSLLEIIPKDYYLKIADTLIIYEYYQIAINLYDEYLDYKSELSPKQLSDILLKMGECLNGLDQINLALEFWKNALELDPNNFRLYELMILAYRKIADYEQIKIVALQGKKYFPESSFIVSNI; via the coding sequence ATGAAATTATCCATTTGCTTAATAACTAAAAATGAAGAAAAAAATATAGGGAAATGCCTGGAAGGCGTTAAATCCATTGCAAATGAAATTATCGTTGTTGATACAGGGTCAACAGATGATACTATTTCGATTGCAAAACAAATGGGTGCTAAGATTTTTCATTTTACATGGGTTGATGATTTTTCAAAAGCACGTAACTATGCGATATCTAAAGCAAAAGGGGATTGGATTTTCTTTTTAGATGCAGATGAATATATTTCTGAGGCTTCTTTTCAAAATATTACGCCAACTATTAGATCAGCAATAAAAATAAAAGCTCATGCAATCTCTATTTTAGTGTCAAATTATGAGAAAGAAGGTAATAGGTTTATTATATCCTTGAAGGCAAATAAATTATTTAGAAAAGATTCTAAAATTTTTTACAAGGGATCAATTCATGAAACTATAACATATGCCGGAAAGGGCAAGTTTTTATTATTAGATGCTACAGATAAAATTGAGACTATTCATACAGGTTATTCATTAGAAGACAGAAATGAGAAACAGAAAGGCGAAAGGAATTTAAGACTATTATTCCAGGAGCTTGAAAAAGATCCCGAAAATGGATTTATTCATTTTTATATTTCAGAATCGCTAGCTTCAATACAGAAACATAAAGATGCACTTTCTCATGCCCAAGAGGCTATAGAACTTGGAGAATTACCAAGACAAATCCAAGCTAAGAACTACAGGAATATAATAACATTAATGATAAGCCTAGAGTATCCACTTAGTGAGATTGTAAATAAAACACATGAAGCAATAAATTATAATCCTGAGTATCCTGATTTATATTATCTCTTAGGTAATTTCTTACGGAAAACCCGGCTTATGGATGCGATTGAAGCATATGAAAATGTATTGAGAAATTTGGAAAATGCCTTGAAAATGCAATCAGTTTTAGCTGGTTATACAAAGATGGTATTTCAATCATTAGGAGAGTTATATTATAAAACGGAACAAATTCATAGAAGCTTAGAAAGCCATCTAGAAGTATTGAAGTTTGACCGTTACGATACAACTTCACTAAAAGCCGTTATGGGTATTTTAAGTAAACAAGAGTCTAGTAAAGATATAGTTAATTATCTTAATAAAATATATAATCTTAAAGATATAAAGGATTTATTAGTCCTTCTTCAATCGGCTCTTCAAAGTAATAACAAATCATTAGCAATTTCATTCTTTTCTCTCCTAAACCAAAGTCAACAATTATATTTACAAAAAGAATCTACGTTTATTAAGTTCTTAAAAGGTGATTTTCGGTATTGTTCAGAAGAATATAAAAAGCAATATAACTATAAATTTGATCCTGAAATTGGGTTACTGTGCTTAGTTTCTGCTGATTTATCAAATAATAAAAGATGTTTAGAAGAGTTAATGGATATTGCCAAACCTACTTTGAAAAAATTAATTAGAATGATATTAATAGAATCAGTAAATGAGCTTGAAGAAAAAGACTATCCTGAAGTTGTAAATCTTATATTACAATATTTAAAAGTAGGACACGAGCAAAAAGTTAAAAGTTTGTTAGAAATAATACCTAAAGATTATTATTTGAAAATTGCAGACACTTTAATTATTTATGAATATTACCAAATTGCTATTAATCTTTACGATGAATATCTAGATTACAAGTCAGAACTTTCTCCCAAGCAACTTAGTGATATTCTATTGAAAATGGGAGAATGTTTAAACGGACTAGATCAAATTAATCTAGCCTTAGAGTTCTGGAAAAATGCTCTTGAACTAGACCCTAATAACTTTAGATTATATGAATTAATGATACTAGCATACAGAAAAATAGCAGACTATGAGCAAATTAAAATAGTTGCTTTACAAGGTAAAAAGTATTTTCCTGAATCAAGTTTTATTGTATCAAATATATAA
- a CDS encoding flagellin — MRINHNIAALNTYRQLNSAAGAQSKSMEKLSSGLRINRAGDDAAGLAISEKMRGQIRGLDQASRNAQDGISLIQTAEGALNETHSILQRMRELSVQSSNDTNTGTDRKELQKEVDQLSQELSRIGNNTEFNTQNLLDGNFEGTFHIGANEGQNLSLSVNDMRGFALGMAGDVEIELTGTIAESTSTTDGVITDGTYTIDGTNLKDTDGNVVATTTDAGLTWVGNGSDAFGDDTVTFTQKVDSGSITVSGSGTKAVGTSEFTNGGLEAGSYSLDFVSSTEAYLKDTNGNVIATSTNATTFKNTDGDSLLTLDAAATADLKIKVGGIDISSQTAANSAITNINNAIESVSAERSKLGAYQNRLEHTINNLGTSSENLTASESRIRDVDMASEMMNQTKNSILSQAAQAMLAQANQQPQGVLQLLR; from the coding sequence ATGAGAATTAATCATAATATTGCGGCTCTTAACACTTACCGTCAATTAAACAGTGCAGCTGGTGCACAATCTAAATCAATGGAGAAACTATCTTCAGGTCTTCGTATCAACCGTGCTGGTGACGATGCTGCAGGTCTAGCTATCTCTGAAAAAATGCGTGGACAAATCCGTGGATTAGACCAAGCTTCTCGTAACGCTCAAGATGGTATTTCTTTAATCCAAACTGCAGAAGGTGCATTAAACGAAACTCACTCTATCCTTCAACGTATGCGTGAATTATCAGTACAATCTTCAAATGATACAAATACAGGTACTGACCGTAAAGAGCTTCAAAAAGAGGTAGACCAATTATCTCAAGAGCTTTCTCGTATCGGTAACAACACTGAGTTCAATACTCAAAACCTATTAGACGGTAACTTTGAAGGTACTTTCCACATTGGTGCTAATGAAGGACAAAACCTTTCATTATCTGTAAATGATATGCGTGGATTCGCTTTAGGAATGGCTGGAGATGTTGAAATTGAACTAACTGGAACTATTGCTGAATCAACTTCTACAACTGATGGTGTAATTACTGATGGTACCTATACAATTGATGGTACTAACTTAAAAGATACTGATGGAAATGTCGTGGCTACTACGACTGATGCAGGCCTTACATGGGTTGGTAATGGATCTGATGCATTTGGTGATGATACCGTCACTTTCACTCAAAAAGTAGATAGCGGTTCAATTACGGTTTCAGGGTCTGGTACAAAAGCAGTAGGAACATCTGAATTTACAAATGGTGGGCTAGAAGCAGGTAGTTATTCCCTTGATTTTGTTAGTTCAACTGAAGCTTATTTAAAAGATACAAACGGTAATGTAATTGCTACTTCAACAAATGCGACTACGTTTAAAAACACAGATGGAGATTCATTATTAACTCTAGATGCTGCGGCAACTGCTGACTTGAAGATTAAAGTTGGTGGTATTGATATTTCTAGCCAAACTGCTGCTAACTCTGCAATCACAAATATTAATAATGCTATTGAATCTGTTTCTGCTGAGCGTTCTAAACTTGGGGCATATCAAAACCGTTTAGAGCACACTATTAACAACTTAGGTACATCTTCAGAGAACCTAACAGCTTCTGAGTCTCGTATTCGTGACGTTGATATGGCTTCTGAGATGATGAACCAAACTAAAAATTCTATTCTTTCTCAAGCTGCTCAAGCTATGCTTGCACAAGCTAATCAACAACCACAAGGTGTACTTCAACTACTTAGGTAA
- the csrA gene encoding carbon storage regulator CsrA codes for MLVLTRKIGESIQISDDIELTVLSIDGEQIKLGIKAPRNIDIHRKEVYLSIQEENSKAASGTFDLLTKLNTQLKHSN; via the coding sequence ATGTTAGTGTTAACTAGGAAAATCGGTGAGTCAATTCAAATTAGCGATGATATTGAACTCACTGTTTTGTCCATAGATGGTGAACAAATAAAGCTTGGTATTAAGGCACCCAGAAATATAGACATCCATCGGAAAGAAGTATATCTATCTATTCAAGAGGAAAATAGTAAAGCCGCATCTGGCACATTTGACCTATTAACTAAATTAAATACACAACTAAAGCACTCAAACTAA
- the fliW gene encoding flagellar assembly protein FliW, producing MKIETKYHGEVEINENDIISFESGIPGFLEEKKFTVLLFSEESPLYILQSLMTPQLAFVCANPFSFFKEYEFDLSDSIVEKLDIESEEDIIVLVILTVHEEFQKSTANLQAPIVINTKKQIGKQIVISDSQFTTKHLLNNSFTEQEVR from the coding sequence GTGAAAATTGAAACAAAATATCATGGAGAAGTAGAAATTAATGAAAATGATATTATATCCTTTGAAAGTGGCATTCCAGGATTCCTAGAGGAAAAAAAGTTTACAGTTTTACTATTTTCAGAAGAAAGTCCTTTGTATATTTTACAATCTCTAATGACTCCACAATTAGCCTTTGTTTGTGCAAACCCTTTTAGTTTTTTTAAGGAATATGAGTTTGACTTGTCAGATTCAATTGTAGAGAAACTAGATATAGAATCTGAAGAAGATATTATTGTTTTAGTAATCTTAACCGTTCATGAAGAATTTCAAAAATCGACAGCAAATCTACAAGCACCAATTGTTATCAATACAAAAAAGCAAATTGGAAAGCAGATAGTCATATCTGATTCACAATTCACAACAAAACATTTACTAAACAACTCCTTTACTGAGCAGGAGGTAAGATAA
- the flgL gene encoding flagellar hook-associated protein FlgL, which translates to MRVTQTMLTNNMMRNLNKSYKSLGVYQDQLATGKKINRPSDDPVVAIKGMNYRTNLTEIEQYQRNLSEVYNWMETSDAAIDKMTSAMHRVRELTVQASSSTNNADEKKSIAVEIEQLKQHIESIANTKVGNKYIFNGTNTTVKPIDLANGTPVPENTNEVLIEVSNGIKLGANVNGKELFEGTNPDHADLFTELDNLITSLNTNATDIDKHLAAIDSHSANMTSLRADLGARYNRVELVDDRLGQQEVIANRIISDNEDADIERVITDLKMQESVHRAALSVGARIIQPSILDFLR; encoded by the coding sequence ATGCGCGTTACACAAACAATGCTTACCAATAATATGATGAGAAACCTTAATAAAAGCTATAAAAGCTTGGGTGTTTATCAAGATCAGTTAGCGACAGGAAAAAAAATCAATCGGCCATCTGATGATCCGGTTGTTGCTATAAAAGGAATGAACTATAGAACTAATTTAACAGAAATTGAACAATATCAGCGTAACCTTTCTGAAGTATACAATTGGATGGAGACCTCAGATGCAGCCATCGACAAAATGACAAGTGCGATGCACCGTGTTCGTGAATTAACAGTCCAAGCGAGTTCTAGTACTAATAACGCTGATGAAAAGAAAAGTATTGCTGTTGAAATTGAACAATTAAAACAGCATATTGAGAGTATCGCTAATACCAAAGTTGGAAATAAGTACATTTTTAATGGGACTAACACAACTGTAAAACCGATAGACTTGGCTAACGGCACTCCTGTACCGGAAAATACCAATGAAGTTTTGATTGAAGTTTCTAATGGTATTAAACTAGGTGCAAATGTAAATGGCAAGGAACTATTTGAGGGAACGAACCCAGACCATGCTGACTTATTCACTGAGCTGGATAACTTAATAACTTCCTTAAATACAAATGCAACTGATATTGATAAACATTTAGCTGCAATTGATTCCCATTCGGCAAACATGACTTCACTTCGAGCAGACCTAGGTGCAAGGTATAACCGTGTTGAATTAGTTGACGACCGTCTAGGTCAACAAGAGGTTATTGCAAATCGGATCATCTCTGATAACGAAGATGCAGATATTGAGAGAGTTATTACCGACTTAAAGATGCAAGAAAGTGTTCACCGTGCAGCACTTAGTGTAGGTGCGAGAATTATTCAACCATCAATACTAGACTTTTTACGATAA
- the flgK gene encoding flagellar hook-associated protein FlgK gives MRSTFHGLETARRGMVTQQSALHTTGHNISNANTPGYARQRVNFNQTNPYPSAAMNRPQIPGQMGTGVEAGTVQRIREGFLDTQYRNENSKLGYWDARAKALQSMEEIMNEPSESGLAKTMDRFWQSLQDLAVNPEDAGARSVVKQRGIAVGDTFNYLSSSLKAIQEDLGTQIEVTKKAINSISTQIGEINKQISEIEPHGYLPNDLYDQRDLLIDELSKYVEVKIDKVPSSGKPLEIAEGIYNVSIFGEGPSDSTTLITIVDGIEAKQINEDTTPGINVVGSVTPIPLKSKGELKGLLESYHSVYPLMIDDLDKMAYSFATRFNEVHAEGFTLKTSSEDSKPGGDFFNDLGLGDDAYKGAASKINVSSDIDNLNNIAASSVINEAGNGQNALSLSEVKNSNFASLTDPTPDAAITYPIEGGTIQSFYESVIGKMGIDSQEATRLSNNVEVLRQSVDGRRQSVMGVSIDEEMTNMIKYQHAYNASARNITVIDEMLDKIINGMGVVGR, from the coding sequence ATGCGTTCAACATTTCATGGCTTAGAGACTGCTCGTAGGGGCATGGTTACTCAGCAAAGCGCACTACACACAACTGGACATAATATCTCTAATGCGAACACACCTGGTTACGCCCGTCAGCGTGTTAACTTTAATCAGACAAATCCATATCCTTCTGCGGCGATGAATAGACCTCAAATCCCTGGTCAAATGGGAACCGGAGTTGAAGCGGGAACTGTACAGCGTATTCGCGAGGGGTTCTTAGATACACAATATCGCAACGAAAATAGTAAACTAGGATACTGGGATGCAAGGGCCAAGGCTCTTCAAAGCATGGAAGAAATTATGAACGAGCCTTCTGAGAGTGGACTAGCTAAAACAATGGATCGTTTTTGGCAATCACTTCAAGATTTAGCGGTAAACCCTGAGGATGCAGGAGCTAGATCAGTTGTTAAACAACGAGGTATTGCGGTAGGAGACACCTTTAATTACTTATCAAGTTCTTTAAAGGCAATTCAAGAAGATTTAGGTACCCAAATCGAAGTTACTAAAAAAGCAATTAACTCAATTTCTACACAAATAGGTGAAATAAATAAGCAAATCTCAGAGATTGAGCCCCACGGCTATCTCCCAAATGACTTATATGATCAACGTGATTTATTAATTGATGAATTATCTAAATATGTTGAAGTGAAAATAGATAAGGTTCCTAGTAGTGGTAAACCGCTCGAAATTGCTGAAGGTATCTATAATGTATCTATATTTGGTGAAGGCCCAAGTGACAGTACTACCCTAATAACTATAGTTGACGGTATTGAAGCAAAGCAAATAAATGAAGATACAACTCCTGGTATAAATGTAGTAGGGTCAGTCACTCCAATTCCACTAAAATCAAAAGGGGAACTTAAGGGACTATTAGAGTCATATCATAGTGTTTACCCTTTGATGATAGATGACCTAGATAAAATGGCATATTCATTTGCCACTAGATTTAATGAGGTTCATGCAGAAGGGTTCACTTTGAAAACATCTAGTGAAGATAGTAAGCCTGGTGGTGATTTTTTTAATGACCTGGGCTTAGGTGACGATGCGTATAAGGGTGCAGCTAGTAAAATTAATGTTTCAAGTGACATCGATAATTTAAATAATATAGCTGCTTCTTCTGTCATTAATGAAGCAGGTAATGGTCAAAATGCACTATCACTATCTGAAGTGAAAAACAGTAATTTTGCCTCACTTACAGATCCTACTCCTGATGCGGCTATTACTTACCCTATTGAAGGTGGAACAATCCAATCTTTCTATGAATCTGTTATTGGAAAAATGGGAATTGATTCACAAGAGGCTACTAGACTTTCAAATAATGTTGAAGTACTTAGACAATCCGTTGACGGAAGACGCCAGTCGGTAATGGGTGTCTCAATAGATGAAGAAATGACTAATATGATTAAATACCAGCATGCGTATAATGCATCAGCTAGAAATATTACAGTTATTGATGAAATGTTAGATAAAATTATCAACGGCATGGGCGTTGTAGGAAGGTAG
- a CDS encoding flagellar protein FlgN, which yields MSAERLLQSLQKLLVLHQNLLNLTKNKTEILKSGDMEALNLQMNEENKYILAIKQIENDRIKQVQQILQNYRLREEEQTLSKCIDFTVEPVKSKLRSTQLELTRVIDELKKENELNQQLIQQSLQFVNASIGMLRPETQTTNYKHPEKKQSTDTGNRSMFDSKA from the coding sequence ATGTCGGCAGAACGATTACTTCAATCTCTACAAAAACTCTTAGTTTTACATCAAAATCTGCTAAATCTAACAAAGAATAAAACAGAGATATTGAAATCTGGAGACATGGAAGCTCTTAACCTCCAGATGAATGAAGAAAACAAATACATTTTAGCAATTAAACAAATAGAAAATGACCGGATAAAACAGGTTCAACAGATTTTACAAAACTATCGACTCAGAGAAGAGGAACAAACACTATCTAAGTGTATTGACTTTACAGTCGAACCTGTAAAATCAAAATTGCGAAGTACTCAACTCGAACTAACAAGAGTGATTGATGAGTTAAAAAAGGAAAACGAATTAAACCAACAACTCATTCAACAGTCATTGCAATTTGTTAATGCATCAATTGGGATGCTAAGACCTGAAACCCAAACGACGAATTACAAACACCCTGAAAAAAAACAATCGACTGACACTGGTAATAGGTCTATGTTCGATTCAAAAGCTTAA
- the flgM gene encoding flagellar biosynthesis anti-sigma factor FlgM: MKINNLGPMGINPYKKQMNKIAAVESKASKADKVEISSEAKQLQETSPVTIARQEKVEALAKQVQSGTYKIDTNAIAKSVYNFYTK; encoded by the coding sequence ATGAAAATTAATAATCTTGGCCCAATGGGAATTAATCCATATAAAAAACAAATGAATAAAATTGCGGCAGTTGAGAGTAAGGCTTCTAAAGCCGATAAGGTGGAAATTTCTTCTGAAGCAAAACAATTGCAAGAAACATCACCTGTAACTATCGCTAGACAGGAAAAGGTAGAGGCGCTAGCTAAACAGGTTCAAAGTGGAACTTATAAAATTGATACAAATGCAATCGCGAAAAGTGTATATAATTTCTACACAAAGTAA
- a CDS encoding ComF family protein: MPNCIICHGPLISTDTWGKLLSLSNSPPLCEQCSSKLEKIIGETCSICDRPFSNLAPEFRQDDKCLDCMKWQNDPRWQDILIKNRSIYTYKPFLKETLSLFKFRGDHAISQIFKQDFQRVFKKHFDKKYIIVPIPLSYERLYERGFNQAKILAELLHLPLTEPLTRIHLEKQSKKSRSERLETANIFTLIETFKLTGAEIVLIDDIYTTGSTLRHAAEVLKQAGALSVSSLTLARS, encoded by the coding sequence ATGCCTAATTGTATTATTTGTCATGGACCTCTGATTTCTACTGATACCTGGGGGAAGCTGCTATCCCTGTCCAACTCCCCTCCACTATGTGAACAATGCTCCAGTAAATTAGAAAAAATTATAGGTGAAACCTGCTCTATTTGTGACCGTCCTTTTTCTAATCTAGCTCCCGAATTCCGCCAGGATGATAAGTGCCTTGATTGTATGAAGTGGCAAAATGACCCCAGGTGGCAAGATATCCTTATTAAAAACAGATCCATCTACACCTATAAACCCTTTTTAAAAGAAACCCTTTCCCTCTTTAAATTCCGTGGTGACCACGCCATCTCTCAAATTTTTAAGCAAGATTTTCAAAGAGTATTTAAAAAACACTTCGATAAAAAATACATTATTGTTCCAATCCCTCTCAGTTATGAACGATTATATGAACGTGGTTTTAACCAAGCTAAAATCCTTGCTGAATTACTTCATCTACCTCTCACCGAACCCTTAACAAGAATCCATCTTGAAAAACAATCCAAAAAGTCTCGTAGTGAAAGGCTTGAAACAGCTAACATTTTTACCTTAATAGAAACATTTAAATTAACAGGGGCAGAGATAGTATTAATCGACGACATTTATACAACAGGTTCGACATTACGTCATGCTGCAGAGGTATTAAAACAAGCTGGTGCCTTATCTGTGTCCTCTCTGACCTTAGCACGAAGTTAA
- a CDS encoding late competence development ComFB family protein, which yields MLVKNAMEPLVAEVLNDNWQMINMSCKCEQCKNDVFALALNLIPPRYVSKANGYAYVKAQYFDKQMHANILVKIGEATRRVSEQPQCDNYTKEGVNA from the coding sequence ATGTTAGTGAAAAATGCGATGGAGCCGTTAGTAGCCGAGGTGTTAAATGATAATTGGCAAATGATCAATATGTCATGTAAATGCGAACAATGCAAAAACGATGTCTTCGCACTAGCATTAAATCTAATTCCTCCACGTTATGTGTCAAAAGCAAATGGGTATGCGTATGTAAAGGCTCAGTATTTTGACAAGCAGATGCATGCCAATATTCTTGTTAAAATTGGCGAAGCGACAAGACGAGTATCAGAACAGCCACAATGTGATAACTATACAAAGGAGGGTGTTAATGCCTAA